A window of the Fusobacterium sp. IOR10 genome harbors these coding sequences:
- the dtd gene encoding D-aminoacyl-tRNA deacylase: MRAVVQRVSKAEVKIEGKSVGKIENGFLILLGVTHNDTSKEVEWLSNKIKGLRVFEDEEGKMNLGLDEIKGEVLIVSQFTLYGNCLKGKRPSFVNAARPDIAIPLYEEFIDKFKSFGISKVETGEFGADMKVSLINDGPVTLVIDTPVK, translated from the coding sequence ATGAGGGCTGTTGTTCAAAGAGTAAGTAAAGCTGAAGTTAAAATAGAAGGAAAATCAGTTGGAAAAATAGAAAATGGTTTTTTAATTCTTTTAGGAGTAACTCATAATGATACTTCAAAGGAAGTTGAATGGCTTTCTAATAAAATCAAAGGGCTAAGAGTTTTTGAAGATGAAGAGGGAAAAATGAATTTAGGCTTAGATGAAATAAAAGGAGAGGTATTAATAGTTTCTCAATTTACATTATATGGAAATTGTCTAAAGGGGAAAAGGCCTAGTTTTGTAAATGCAGCTAGACCAGATATAGCAATTCCTTTATACGAAGAGTTTATAGATAAATTTAAATCTTTTGGAATTAGTAAAGTAGAAACAGGTGAATTTGGTGCAGATATGAAAGTTTCATTAATAAATGATGGACCTGTAACACTTGTTATAGATACTCCAGTGAAATAA